The sequence TCCTGACCGGTCTGCTCGAACAGAAGCCGCACCAACCGAAGATGATCGAGTATGGCAAATATGCCAATTCAGGCCGACGAATGTCGACGGAAGAGGACTTCAAGATAGCCGAATGGCATCCGTCGGACGAAGAACTGAATGGCAACTAAGTATATTGTCGATACGCATGCACTCATTTGGCACTTCGAAGGCAATCGTCTGTTAGGGGCCTCTGCAAAGGCCGTCACGACCGACCCCAAGAGTGAACTTATCCTCCCCGCGATCGCCCTCGCCGAAGCGATGTTCATTGTCGAGAGAGGACGCTGTTTACTCACAAGTGTTCGCGATATGCTCGATGACGTCATAGCCGACGCCAGAATTCAGATCTTTCCGCTGACTTCGGGAATCCTTGAAGAAAGCGCGTCACTAACCGTGATCCCAGAGATCCACGACCGCCTCATCGTCGCTACCGGCATCTATCTTCAAAATCAGGGCGAATCCGTCGAAATACTTACAAAAGACAATGAGATCGTGCTTTCGTCCCTCCTGCCGATAGTCTGGTAACGGCTCGCCGAAGAGATGCAGATGATGCGCAAACTCTACAACCAAATGGTCCTCGAAAAGAACCAGATCAAAGGCGAAAACCTCGTCCAGATCGGCGGGATGAAGAAAAAGAACAAAGAAAAAGAACTGGCAATGACGGAGTAGCGGTCAGCTCTCATCTCTCAGCGATCAGAAAAGCCTCGTCGGAAGCGGCGAGGCTTTTTCGCGCAGCCACGGCCCACTATAGAAAACTATTGACGCGAGGTTTTGGCGGCGAATATCCTAATAGTTAGGCGTATTTTGCAGACTTTGGGCCGTGCTCCCGCGTCAAAAGGTCGGTTCGCAGTATTGAATTTACAGAGGTTTTGTCTATGAGAGTCGTCGCGGGAGGGCGGGCGATCGTGAAGCTATCGGCGGCGGGTGGGTTTGTCGCGGTGTTGGTGTTCGTGTGGCTCGCGGGCGGGCGAGACAGCGTGAAGGCATCGGCTTCGGGGCCGACGCCGGGCCACACGAATGCGCCGCTTGAGGGCAACTGCACCGCCTGCCACACTGATTTTCCGCTCGACAGCGGGACGGGGAGCGTCACCATTACAGGATTACCGCACGATTATCTGCCGGGCCAGCAGGTTGAGGTCACAGTGAGCACAGCTC is a genomic window of Chloracidobacterium sp. containing:
- a CDS encoding PIN domain-containing protein gives rise to the protein MATKYIVDTHALIWHFEGNRLLGASAKAVTTDPKSELILPAIALAEAMFIVERGRCLLTSVRDMLDDVIADARIQIFPLTSGILEESASLTVIPEIHDRLIVATGIYLQNQGESVEILTKDNEIVLSSLLPIVW